GGTGAAAACGCCTGGGTACTTAAATACTAATATGTTATTACTTCAAATTCAAACTGAGTTAGATACTACCTCCCTGGATACAAGTGCGGCTGATGCTGTTACAGTATGGGATTTACTATTAAAAGGAGGGTTTGTAATGATCCCTCTTTTGCTATTATCTGTTTTGGCAGTCTACATCTTTGTAGAAAGAGTGCTCACCATTAAGAAAGCTTCCAGAGTTCCTGAGCAGTTTACCGACAAAATAAAAAACCTTGTTGCCAGCGGAGATATTAATTCTGCACGTTTGGTATGTTCTCAAACGGATACCCCTATTGCACGCATGATAGAAAAAGGTATCAGCCGAATAGGAAGTCCATTAAAAACTATTGAAGCTTCAATAGAAAATGTAGGTAAAATAGAGCTTTACCGTTTAGAGAAAAACCTTAACCTACTAGCTACTATCAGTGGAGCAGCACCCATGATTGGCTTTCTGGGAACTGTTACCGGTATGATACAGGCATTTATTGCTATTGCTCAGGAAGAAGGAAATGTGAGCCCACGCTTACTTTCTACAGGTATATACGAAGCCATGATTACAACGGCTGCCGGTTTGGCGGTGGGAATTATCGCTTACTTGGGCTATAATTATCTGGTTTCACAGGTAAGCAAAGTTGTGCATAAAATGGAGTATACGTCTGTAGACTTCATAGATCTCTTGCAAGAACCTAGATAATACGTATTATGAATCTAGACTCCAAA
This window of the Porifericola rhodea genome carries:
- a CDS encoding MotA/TolQ/ExbB proton channel family protein, giving the protein MLLLQIQTELDTTSLDTSAADAVTVWDLLLKGGFVMIPLLLLSVLAVYIFVERVLTIKKASRVPEQFTDKIKNLVASGDINSARLVCSQTDTPIARMIEKGISRIGSPLKTIEASIENVGKIELYRLEKNLNLLATISGAAPMIGFLGTVTGMIQAFIAIAQEEGNVSPRLLSTGIYEAMITTAAGLAVGIIAYLGYNYLVSQVSKVVHKMEYTSVDFIDLLQEPR